A window of the Dyadobacter pollutisoli genome harbors these coding sequences:
- a CDS encoding helix-turn-helix transcriptional regulator, with product MAENKTYNRIKAVLAEKGRTNIWLAEELEKNKTTVSKWCTNDVQPPIETLFKIADVLEVDVRELLVSNVKKG from the coding sequence ATGGCTGAAAATAAAACATATAACAGGATAAAGGCAGTTCTCGCCGAAAAAGGAAGGACCAATATTTGGCTGGCAGAAGAATTAGAGAAAAATAAAACCACAGTCTCAAAGTGGTGTACAAATGATGTTCAACCACCCATCGAAACTTTGTTTAAGATTGCTGATGTCTTAGAAGTCGATGTTAGAGAACTTCTAGTTTCAAATGTGAAAAAAGGTTGA
- a CDS encoding nucleoside recognition domain-containing protein, whose product MALNYIFVGFFLIAFAVAALQFILTGDVQTFKEVTEGMLKMAEVAVMDIALPLTGVMTFFLGVLNVGEKAGIINGLAKIIGPFFNKLFPEVPKDHPANGQMIMNFSANFLGLDNAATPFGLKAMQSLQELNPSKDTASNAQIMFLVLHTSGLQIIPLSIIAQRAILGAESPSDVFIPCVVGTYITTVTAMIITASWQKINLFNWTVMSWLGSITAVLGLLLWYLSGLPKEQIETISIFVGNSVLLAVIAGFLGTALVKKINVFESFIEGAKAGFTTTVTIIPYLVGLLVAISAFRSCGAMDYLIDGLKWMFSFTGLNTDFTDALPVALMKPLSGSGARALMIDAMKEFGPDSFVGRLVCIFQGSADTTLYIVALYFGSVGIKNTRYAIVAGLIADLIGVLAGIWLGYLFFH is encoded by the coding sequence ATGGCTTTAAACTATATTTTCGTAGGATTCTTCTTAATTGCCTTTGCGGTAGCAGCATTACAGTTCATTCTGACGGGCGATGTACAGACTTTTAAGGAAGTAACCGAGGGAATGTTGAAAATGGCGGAAGTAGCAGTGATGGACATTGCTTTGCCATTGACCGGGGTCATGACTTTCTTTCTGGGTGTTTTGAATGTGGGTGAAAAGGCAGGGATTATCAATGGTCTTGCCAAAATCATCGGGCCGTTTTTCAACAAGCTTTTTCCCGAAGTACCTAAGGACCATCCGGCCAATGGGCAGATGATCATGAATTTTTCGGCCAATTTTTTGGGACTCGACAATGCGGCTACTCCGTTTGGTCTCAAAGCCATGCAAAGCTTGCAGGAACTGAACCCCAGCAAAGACACCGCCTCCAATGCACAGATCATGTTTTTGGTGCTGCATACCTCCGGCCTGCAGATTATTCCTTTGTCCATTATTGCTCAAAGGGCGATCCTCGGTGCCGAAAGTCCTTCTGATGTATTTATACCCTGCGTGGTGGGAACATACATTACCACGGTAACCGCCATGATTATCACGGCGTCGTGGCAAAAAATTAATCTATTCAACTGGACGGTTATGTCGTGGCTGGGAAGCATTACGGCTGTTCTGGGATTGTTGCTATGGTACCTTTCGGGGTTACCGAAAGAGCAGATTGAAACGATTTCTATTTTTGTGGGTAACTCAGTTTTACTGGCGGTAATCGCCGGATTTTTAGGGACGGCTCTTGTCAAAAAAATCAATGTATTCGAATCTTTCATCGAAGGTGCAAAGGCTGGCTTTACTACCACTGTGACCATTATTCCTTACCTGGTGGGTTTGCTGGTGGCGATCAGCGCATTCAGGAGCTGCGGAGCGATGGATTACCTGATCGATGGTTTGAAATGGATGTTTTCCTTCACCGGGTTGAATACCGACTTTACAGATGCCCTTCCTGTTGCATTAATGAAGCCTCTCAGTGGTAGTGGAGCGCGCGCTTTAATGATCGATGCGATGAAAGAATTCGGGCCGGACTCGTTTGTCGGACGGCTGGTATGTATTTTTCAGGGATCGGCTGACACTACACTTTATATCGTGGCACTTTACTTTGGCTCTGTCGGGATCAAGAACACCCGTTATGCCATTGTAGCGGGATTAATTGCGGATCTGATCGGTGTTTTGGCCGGAATCTGGCTGGGATACTTATTTTTTCACTGA
- a CDS encoding TolC family protein, whose amino-acid sequence MFNSLRRSSFVFLIFCATQVIQPVFAQTNVTQPANTYSLEDCIKIALETNPQLKQSELTVQTNGNIYAQSKWQRWPSISFSAGQGFSSGRNIDPFTNQFVQQNINSNNYQLGGQITLFNGFQIKNNIKFNEANYQASAKDLDATRNDIMLNVALSYLQVITNQELIEVARRQVDASNLQVNRTAKLVEAGTLAESNLLDLKAQLANDELTLVNAENNLETAKLNLKQFMNMPGSEQINVVKIEVADPSLKAYDATIQEIFETAMSNLPQMKAANIRIEAAKTNVDLAKGAALPSLTLSGGVYTAFSSAAPKERFVSDGSGFTNTDVISKTDYVIVNNQQVPIVQKITTPNGALRTFGYLDQLNFNRNSAINLNLTIPIFSNFRVKYNVANAKIQQKTYEYQAQQVLLTIRKNVEQAYIDMNNAAKRYSATANQVKALQETFRVSQVRFDAGAINSVEYNIAKANLDKANGNLVQTKYDYVFRTKILDFYMNRPLSDF is encoded by the coding sequence ATGTTTAATTCGTTACGTCGTTCTTCATTTGTTTTCCTGATATTTTGCGCAACACAGGTCATACAGCCGGTATTTGCCCAAACAAATGTGACGCAGCCAGCCAATACCTACTCGCTGGAAGACTGCATTAAAATAGCGCTGGAAACCAATCCGCAACTGAAACAATCGGAGCTTACGGTGCAGACCAATGGCAACATTTACGCCCAGTCCAAGTGGCAGCGCTGGCCGAGTATCAGTTTTAGCGCAGGCCAGGGGTTCAGCTCCGGTAGAAATATTGACCCATTTACCAACCAGTTTGTTCAGCAGAACATTAATTCCAACAACTACCAGCTGGGTGGGCAGATCACATTGTTCAACGGGTTTCAGATCAAAAATAATATCAAGTTCAATGAGGCCAATTACCAGGCCAGCGCCAAAGACCTGGACGCGACCCGCAACGATATCATGCTGAATGTAGCATTGTCTTATTTGCAAGTGATTACCAACCAGGAACTGATCGAGGTCGCACGCAGACAGGTTGACGCTTCCAATTTACAGGTTAACAGAACGGCCAAACTGGTGGAAGCCGGAACGTTGGCCGAAAGCAACCTGCTGGATCTGAAAGCGCAGCTGGCCAATGACGAACTTACTTTGGTGAATGCCGAAAATAACCTGGAAACTGCCAAGCTGAATTTGAAACAATTCATGAACATGCCTGGCAGCGAGCAGATCAATGTCGTGAAGATTGAAGTGGCCGATCCAAGCCTGAAAGCCTACGATGCTACTATTCAGGAGATATTTGAAACAGCGATGAGTAATTTGCCACAAATGAAAGCGGCGAACATCAGAATTGAAGCTGCCAAAACCAATGTTGATCTCGCGAAAGGTGCGGCACTGCCTTCACTAACATTGAGCGGGGGAGTTTACACAGCCTTTTCAAGCGCGGCGCCGAAAGAACGGTTTGTATCAGATGGATCAGGATTTACTAACACTGATGTGATCTCAAAAACCGATTATGTGATTGTAAATAACCAGCAAGTGCCGATTGTTCAAAAAATAACGACTCCTAATGGAGCATTGAGGACATTCGGATACCTGGATCAGTTGAACTTTAACCGCAACTCTGCGATCAACCTGAATTTGACCATTCCGATTTTCTCCAACTTCCGCGTGAAGTACAATGTAGCAAATGCGAAAATTCAGCAGAAAACATACGAGTACCAGGCACAGCAGGTGCTACTGACCATTCGTAAAAATGTGGAGCAGGCTTATATCGATATGAACAATGCGGCCAAGCGATATTCCGCCACCGCTAATCAAGTGAAGGCTTTGCAGGAAACATTCAGGGTTTCACAGGTACGGTTTGATGCCGGGGCCATTAACTCGGTGGAATACAACATAGCCAAAGCCAATCTCGACAAAGCAAACGGAAACCTGGTACAAACTAAATATGACTACGTTTTCAGGACTAAAATCCTTGACTTCTACATGAACCGGCCACTCTCGGATTTCTAA
- a CDS encoding efflux RND transporter periplasmic adaptor subunit → MARKSSKQIWWITAGFVVLLVAGLFGAKQAGYIGKPKTTEVEYTIVKKSDIIERVSASGKVQPEVEVKLSPDVSGEIIALNVAEGDSVVKGQLLLKIRPDNYESLMARAQAAVNSSKANYEQTKAMVAQSEARLIQAKANFERNKKLYTDKVISAADFEQFSSTFGVAQQDVESAKANVSAALYNIKSAEASMRDAAENLRKTNIFAPVSGIISLLNVEAGERVVGTSQMAGTEMMRIANLSNMEVRVNVNENDIVRVQLGDTAEIDVDAYSSSGRKFKGIVKEIANTAAGLASTSASSSAASSASADAVTEFEVKVKILNESFEDLMVSKSKKSYPFKPGMTASVEIITERKNGVVSVPIAAVTTRSNTPPAGAPTQGPPNNDAPAEDDKKPKKEEVIKEVVFIDVKGKAEMKEVKTGISDFENIEILSGLKPGDQIISGPYIAVSKNLNNGDLVEKKKVEVKKDDKKSNEN, encoded by the coding sequence ATGGCACGTAAATCTTCGAAACAAATCTGGTGGATTACAGCAGGCTTTGTAGTACTTCTCGTTGCCGGTTTATTCGGGGCCAAACAGGCTGGTTACATTGGTAAGCCCAAAACCACCGAGGTTGAATACACGATTGTTAAGAAATCGGATATCATCGAGCGCGTCAGCGCGTCGGGGAAAGTCCAGCCGGAAGTGGAAGTGAAGCTTAGTCCTGATGTTTCGGGAGAAATTATCGCGCTCAATGTTGCTGAGGGCGATTCTGTTGTAAAAGGACAGCTGCTATTGAAGATCCGGCCTGATAACTACGAGTCGTTAATGGCGAGGGCTCAGGCGGCGGTCAACTCCAGCAAAGCTAATTATGAGCAGACCAAAGCAATGGTAGCACAATCGGAGGCGCGGCTGATACAAGCCAAGGCCAATTTTGAGCGGAACAAAAAGCTTTATACAGACAAAGTGATCTCGGCAGCCGATTTTGAACAGTTTTCTTCAACATTTGGTGTAGCCCAGCAAGATGTGGAATCGGCCAAGGCTAATGTTTCTGCTGCTTTGTATAACATTAAAAGTGCCGAAGCCAGTATGCGGGATGCAGCAGAGAACCTTCGCAAAACGAACATTTTTGCACCTGTGAGCGGTATTATTTCCCTGCTGAATGTAGAAGCCGGCGAACGCGTAGTAGGTACTTCCCAAATGGCCGGTACTGAAATGATGCGGATCGCTAACCTCAGCAACATGGAAGTACGTGTGAATGTAAACGAAAACGATATTGTGCGGGTACAGCTTGGCGACACGGCGGAGATAGACGTGGATGCATATAGTTCGTCCGGGCGGAAGTTTAAAGGTATCGTGAAAGAGATTGCGAACACTGCGGCTGGCCTTGCATCAACTTCCGCAAGCAGTAGCGCTGCTTCCAGTGCTTCTGCTGATGCGGTAACGGAATTCGAAGTAAAAGTAAAGATCCTGAATGAGTCGTTTGAAGACCTGATGGTATCGAAATCCAAAAAGTCTTATCCTTTCAAACCAGGTATGACGGCTTCTGTGGAGATCATTACCGAAAGGAAGAACGGTGTAGTTTCTGTGCCTATCGCCGCTGTGACAACCCGTAGTAACACGCCTCCTGCCGGAGCGCCTACACAGGGTCCGCCTAACAATGATGCGCCCGCCGAAGACGACAAAAAACCTAAGAAAGAGGAGGTGATTAAAGAAGTTGTCTTTATCGATGTAAAAGGAAAGGCAGAGATGAAGGAAGTGAAGACCGGTATCAGCGATTTCGAGAATATAGAGATCCTTTCCGGCCTCAAACCAGGTGATCAGATTATTTCAGGACCGTACATTGCGGTGTCCAAAAACCTGAATAATGGTGACCTGGTAGAAAAAAAGAAGGTGGAAGTGAAAAAAGACGATAAAAAATCAAATGAAAACTAG